A region from the Prevotella melaninogenica genome encodes:
- the queF gene encoding preQ(1) synthase, whose protein sequence is MEREQEGLKSLGSQTQYRMDYAPEVLETFENKHPDNDYWVRFNCPEFTSLCPITGQPDFAEIRISYIPDVRMVESKSLKLYLFSFRNHGDFHEDCVNTIMKDLIKLMDPKYIEVTGIFTPRGGISIYPYANYGRKGTKYEKIAEQRFINHE, encoded by the coding sequence ATGGAAAGAGAGCAAGAAGGGTTAAAGTCATTAGGTTCACAAACCCAATATAGGATGGATTATGCACCCGAAGTATTAGAAACGTTTGAGAACAAACATCCCGATAATGACTATTGGGTACGTTTCAACTGCCCAGAATTTACGAGTCTGTGTCCTATTACAGGTCAACCAGACTTTGCAGAGATTCGTATTTCATACATCCCAGACGTACGTATGGTTGAGAGTAAGAGCTTAAAACTCTATCTATTCAGCTTCCGTAATCATGGTGACTTCCATGAGGATTGTGTGAATACGATCATGAAGGACCTTATCAAATTGATGGACCCTAAGTATATTGAGGTGACAGGAATCTTCACTCCACGTGGTGGTATCAGCATCTATCCTTATGCCAACTATGGTCGCAAAGGAACGAAGTATGAGAAAATTGCGGAGCAACGCTTTATCAATCATGAGTAA